A stretch of the Anaeromyxobacter sp. genome encodes the following:
- the smc gene encoding chromosome segregation protein SMC yields MRIRRLDVVGFKSFMDRTVVVFDDGVTGVVGPNGCGKSNVADSIRWVLGEQSARQLRGRSMEDVIFNGSESKPPLSVAEVTLTFVNDRPSELPAAYQGFGEITVGRRLYRTGESEYLLNGVSARLLDVNEIFFGSGIGRTAYSIVEQGRIGQIVSARPEDRRAIIEEAAGVTKYKKRREAAERKMEATHQNLTRVADIVLELGKQLESLNRQARRAEKYKGLKAEIRELELQAAAARYLELTATRRAAEERHALARGQEAELAARLVELEAALEADRALLSAGEARLAELTAREHELTSAARVSEVSVEAAARELDQIGERTQAQAGEVEGLKAQAEALAAEREALLRQRDDLTSLSSSDDVRLGDAEITLRELSREQGGAQGEADQARADAAAALSEATGHRSQLAQLERQRLDVKGRHDRNRAEAGELGDRTTRLDGSRSQYAEKLGQTRQLKLRLEEQRGAQEELLERTRSEFIQNEAKLITLREELQDKRSRLMTLNEVLRNYEGYGRGVRSIMTRAGQGEGRDRGIFGLVADVVSSAPEFENAIEAVLGERLQYVIVESHSQGVEAIDYLKTAAEGRASLIPMARLRDAEAWLPESAAHPGVVASAVDVVRFEPSYEKVVRFLLGDALIVRDLPSALELWQSAEPKRTLVTLDGEVLDPSGVVTGGPLEGEGHGALQRRREVQELEETVRAFEAEFALAQERHRALQTRLLQLEAALKSLDKDGREKELALLDQEKDLARLGEELERTAQRLGQLELERSQLEDGLGGLSREEEEHRLAAATAEALAARGEERARAAMERLDALRARGDVATAELLNLKVKVAADAERRESIGSALRRIDDTRREVEDRRARLFAGLSEQNARAAELRGRVDGTRVDLGRLAADLVVVQAALAAARAEHDGLVAAGRARDAELRELRTRVEGVRADLSASALTAREQALELSHLEEQVRERCQAELRWEVSRFHLERPPAEAERERLEELKGQADRMGAINLTAIEEYDELAQRHTFMTAQKLDLESSMADLKAAIVKINRASRERFQETFDRVNEKFQQVFPRLFAGGRAGLVLTQPEGGEGEAGVEIFSQPPGKKLQSVNLLSGGEKALTAVALIFAIFLIKPTPFCLLDEVDAPLDDANVGRYNEIVKEMSRTSQFILITHNKRTMEMVDTLYGVTMEEPGVSKLVSVRLSERARESTAA; encoded by the coding sequence ATGCGCATCAGGCGTCTCGACGTGGTCGGCTTCAAGTCGTTCATGGACCGGACCGTGGTCGTCTTCGACGACGGGGTCACCGGCGTGGTCGGCCCCAACGGCTGCGGCAAGTCGAACGTGGCCGACTCCATCCGCTGGGTCCTGGGCGAGCAGTCGGCCCGGCAGCTGCGCGGCCGCTCGATGGAGGACGTCATCTTCAACGGCTCCGAGTCGAAGCCGCCCCTCTCGGTGGCCGAGGTGACCCTCACCTTCGTCAACGACCGGCCCAGCGAGCTGCCGGCCGCCTACCAGGGCTTCGGCGAGATCACGGTGGGGCGCCGCCTCTACCGCACCGGCGAGTCGGAGTACCTGCTCAACGGGGTGTCGGCCCGGCTCCTCGACGTCAACGAGATCTTCTTCGGCTCCGGCATCGGCCGCACCGCCTACTCCATCGTGGAGCAGGGGCGCATCGGCCAGATCGTGTCGGCGCGGCCGGAGGACCGGCGCGCCATCATCGAGGAGGCGGCCGGCGTCACCAAGTACAAGAAGCGCCGCGAGGCGGCCGAGCGGAAGATGGAGGCCACCCACCAGAACCTGACCCGGGTGGCCGACATCGTGCTGGAGCTGGGCAAGCAGCTGGAGAGCCTGAACCGGCAGGCCCGCCGCGCCGAGAAGTACAAGGGGCTCAAGGCGGAGATCCGCGAGCTGGAGCTCCAGGCCGCCGCCGCCCGCTACCTGGAGCTGACCGCCACCCGCCGCGCCGCCGAGGAGCGCCACGCCCTGGCCCGCGGCCAGGAGGCCGAGCTGGCGGCCCGCCTGGTCGAGCTGGAGGCGGCGCTGGAGGCCGACCGGGCCCTGCTCTCCGCGGGCGAGGCCCGCCTGGCCGAGCTGACGGCCCGCGAGCACGAGCTGACCAGCGCGGCGCGGGTCTCCGAGGTGTCGGTGGAGGCGGCCGCCCGCGAGCTGGACCAGATCGGCGAGCGCACCCAGGCCCAGGCCGGCGAGGTGGAGGGGCTGAAGGCCCAGGCCGAGGCCCTGGCGGCCGAGCGCGAGGCGCTGCTGCGCCAGCGCGACGACCTCACCTCCCTCTCCAGCAGCGACGACGTGCGCCTCGGCGACGCCGAGATCACGCTGCGCGAGCTGTCGCGCGAGCAGGGCGGCGCCCAGGGCGAGGCGGACCAGGCCCGCGCCGACGCCGCCGCGGCCCTCTCCGAGGCCACCGGCCACCGCAGCCAGCTGGCCCAGCTGGAGCGGCAGCGCCTCGACGTGAAGGGCCGCCACGACCGCAACCGCGCCGAGGCCGGCGAGCTCGGCGACCGCACCACCCGCCTGGACGGCAGCCGCTCGCAGTACGCCGAGAAGCTGGGGCAGACCCGGCAGCTCAAGCTGCGGCTGGAGGAGCAGCGCGGGGCGCAGGAGGAGCTGCTGGAGCGCACCCGCTCCGAGTTCATCCAGAACGAGGCCAAGCTCATCACCCTGCGCGAGGAGCTGCAGGACAAGCGCTCGCGCCTCATGACCCTGAACGAGGTGCTGCGCAACTACGAGGGCTACGGCCGCGGCGTGCGCTCCATCATGACCCGCGCCGGCCAGGGCGAGGGGCGCGACCGGGGCATCTTCGGCCTGGTGGCCGACGTGGTCTCCTCGGCCCCGGAGTTCGAGAACGCCATCGAGGCGGTGCTGGGCGAGCGGCTGCAGTACGTCATCGTGGAGAGCCACTCCCAGGGCGTCGAGGCCATCGACTACCTCAAGACGGCCGCCGAGGGGCGCGCCTCCCTCATCCCCATGGCGCGCCTGCGCGACGCCGAGGCCTGGCTGCCCGAGTCGGCGGCCCACCCGGGCGTGGTGGCCTCGGCGGTGGACGTGGTCCGCTTCGAGCCCTCCTACGAGAAGGTGGTGCGCTTCCTGCTGGGCGACGCGCTCATCGTGCGCGACCTGCCCTCGGCGCTGGAGCTGTGGCAGTCCGCCGAGCCCAAGCGCACCCTGGTGACGCTGGACGGCGAGGTGCTGGATCCCTCCGGCGTGGTCACCGGCGGCCCGCTGGAGGGCGAGGGGCACGGCGCCCTGCAGCGCCGCCGCGAGGTGCAGGAGCTGGAGGAGACGGTCCGCGCCTTCGAGGCCGAGTTCGCCCTGGCCCAGGAGCGCCACCGCGCCCTGCAGACCCGCCTGCTGCAGCTGGAGGCGGCGCTCAAGTCGCTCGACAAGGACGGCCGCGAGAAGGAGCTGGCCCTGCTGGACCAGGAGAAGGACCTGGCGCGGCTGGGCGAGGAGCTGGAGCGGACCGCCCAGCGGCTGGGGCAGCTGGAGCTGGAGCGCTCCCAGCTGGAGGACGGCCTGGGCGGCCTCTCGCGCGAGGAGGAGGAGCACCGCCTGGCCGCCGCCACCGCCGAGGCCCTGGCCGCCCGCGGCGAGGAGCGGGCCCGCGCCGCCATGGAGCGGCTCGACGCCCTGCGGGCGCGCGGCGACGTGGCCACCGCCGAGCTGCTCAACCTGAAGGTCAAGGTGGCCGCCGACGCCGAGCGGCGCGAGTCCATCGGCTCGGCGCTGCGCCGCATCGACGACACCCGGCGCGAGGTGGAGGACCGGCGGGCCCGGCTCTTCGCCGGCCTCTCCGAGCAGAACGCCCGGGCCGCCGAGCTGCGCGGCCGGGTGGACGGCACGCGGGTGGACCTGGGCCGGCTGGCCGCCGACCTGGTGGTGGTGCAGGCCGCCCTGGCGGCCGCCCGGGCCGAGCACGACGGGCTGGTGGCCGCCGGCCGGGCCCGCGACGCCGAGCTGCGCGAGCTGCGCACCCGGGTGGAGGGCGTGCGGGCCGACCTGTCGGCCTCGGCGCTGACCGCCCGGGAGCAGGCGCTGGAGCTCAGCCACCTCGAGGAGCAGGTGCGCGAGCGCTGCCAGGCCGAGCTCCGCTGGGAGGTGTCGCGGTTCCACCTGGAGCGCCCGCCCGCCGAGGCCGAGCGCGAGCGGCTGGAGGAGCTGAAGGGGCAGGCCGACCGGATGGGCGCCATCAACCTGACCGCCATCGAGGAGTACGACGAGCTGGCCCAGCGCCACACCTTCATGACCGCGCAGAAGCTGGACCTGGAGTCGTCGATGGCCGACCTGAAGGCCGCCATCGTCAAGATCAACCGGGCCAGCCGGGAGCGCTTCCAGGAGACCTTCGACCGGGTCAACGAGAAGTTCCAGCAGGTCTTCCCGCGCCTCTTCGCCGGCGGCCGCGCCGGCCTGGTGCTGACGCAGCCCGAGGGCGGCGAGGGCGAGGCCGGGGTGGAGATCTTCTCCCAGCCGCCCGGCAAGAAGCTGCAGAGCGTCAACCTGCTCTCCGGCGGCGAGAAGGCGCTCACCGCGGTGGCGCTGATCTTCGCCATCTTCCTCATCAAGCCCACCCCGTTCTGCCTGCTCGACGAGGTGGACGCCCCGCTCGACGACGCCAACGTGGGCCGCTACAACGAGATCGTGAAGGAGATGTCCAGGACCTCGCAGTTCATCCTCATCACCCACAACAAGCGGACCATGGAGATGGTGGACACGCTCTACGGGGTGACCATGGAGGAGCCGGGCGTCTCCAAGCTGGTCTCGGTGCGGCTCTCCGAGCGGGCGCGCGAGTCCACCGCGGCCTAG